The proteins below come from a single Rhodohalobacter sp. SW132 genomic window:
- a CDS encoding nodulation protein NfeD, which yields MSLSINKTYLISAILFLVGTAFVLQDNDEVSQSADRAPGTVSILSVSGTIGPTTAQYIQRGLRKSQERGDELLVIELDTPGGLLDSTQKIVQELLGSSHPIVVYVTPQGANAGSAGTFITLAAHIAAMSPATNIGAASPVAMGGGEMDTVSQQKIFNFSESYIETIAERRGRNAEWAKSAVRDGDSITADQALEINVIDLIADNLEDLLREIDGMEVEGETLRTEGAAQNRIPQNFAEIFFSFLIRPEVMLILTLVAIYGIIGEVTNPGGIVPGMAGAIALILLLYGVAAMPVNIAGFLLIGLAILLFVAEAFTPAFGLLIAGGAVSFFLGALMLFQDLPEEMQVSWYWLIPATLLTVLFFAWIVSSGIKAQFRGLYSGIESEVGRVAEVSDRITPEMEGRVFHNGEYWRAVSDEVLEEGDKCVIVEFEGLKVFVKSKTNQTENNEELSNG from the coding sequence ATGAGTTTATCAATCAATAAAACCTACCTTATATCAGCGATACTTTTTCTGGTAGGCACCGCTTTTGTACTTCAGGATAATGATGAAGTGAGCCAGAGTGCGGATCGGGCACCCGGCACCGTCAGTATCCTATCCGTTTCCGGTACAATCGGGCCGACAACGGCACAGTATATTCAAAGAGGACTTAGAAAATCGCAGGAACGCGGAGATGAACTTCTGGTGATTGAACTTGACACACCGGGCGGACTCCTTGATTCTACTCAGAAAATTGTTCAGGAGCTTTTGGGTTCATCACATCCGATTGTGGTTTATGTGACACCACAGGGAGCGAATGCCGGTAGTGCAGGAACGTTTATTACGCTTGCAGCTCACATAGCAGCGATGTCTCCGGCTACAAATATCGGAGCAGCTTCCCCGGTGGCAATGGGCGGCGGTGAGATGGATACCGTATCACAGCAGAAAATTTTCAACTTTTCTGAGAGTTACATTGAAACGATTGCCGAGCGCAGGGGAAGAAACGCGGAATGGGCAAAATCAGCAGTTCGTGACGGTGACTCGATCACAGCAGATCAGGCTCTCGAAATCAACGTGATCGACTTGATTGCGGATAACCTGGAAGATCTTTTGCGGGAGATCGACGGAATGGAGGTTGAAGGGGAAACTCTTAGAACAGAAGGTGCCGCCCAAAACAGAATTCCGCAGAATTTTGCCGAAATCTTTTTCAGTTTTCTAATTCGCCCCGAAGTAATGCTAATCCTCACGCTGGTTGCGATTTACGGAATCATAGGCGAGGTTACAAACCCCGGTGGAATTGTGCCGGGTATGGCGGGTGCAATTGCATTAATTTTATTACTTTACGGTGTGGCTGCCATGCCGGTGAATATTGCAGGTTTTCTGCTGATCGGCCTGGCCATACTGCTTTTTGTGGCTGAAGCGTTCACCCCGGCGTTCGGTCTGCTGATTGCCGGCGGAGCAGTATCTTTCTTTTTGGGTGCATTAATGTTATTTCAAGACCTTCCGGAGGAAATGCAAGTGTCCTGGTATTGGCTAATTCCCGCTACGTTATTAACGGTTTTATTTTTTGCATGGATCGTATCATCCGGCATAAAAGCTCAGTTCAGAGGTTTATATTCCGGAATTGAGTCGGAAGTAGGGCGTGTTGCAGAAGTATCCGACCGGATTACACCTGAAATGGAAGGGCGTGTGTTCCATAATGGTGAGTATTGGCGGGCAGTAAGTGATGAGGTACTCGAGGAAGGCGACAAGTGTGTTATTGTTGAATTTGAAGGGCTTAAAGTATTTGTAAAATCAAAAACAAACCAAACCGAAAACAACGAGGAGTTATCTAATGGATGA
- a CDS encoding slipin family protein, with the protein MDDPGALSNLIIWLITIVIFLSVFLPQMFKILREYERGVVFRLGKFVATKGPGLIILIPFIDKIERVDLRVLTINVDKQEVITKDNVTVNVDAITFFRVVDAEKAVIQVERYIGATSLLAQTTLRSVLGQFELDELLAERDKISKKIQDIIDRQTDPWGIKVVSVEVRDVILPESMKRAMARQAESERDRRAKIINAQGEFEAAAKLVEAGEMIAKTPTALQLRYLQTMNEISEENSTFTFIPFPMEFLESFGIKKNKDRRDD; encoded by the coding sequence ATGGATGATCCAGGTGCACTATCAAACTTAATTATTTGGCTGATTACGATTGTAATCTTTCTGTCGGTATTTCTGCCACAGATGTTCAAAATCCTTCGCGAGTATGAGCGGGGAGTCGTTTTCCGTCTTGGTAAATTTGTGGCCACAAAAGGCCCCGGTCTTATTATTCTGATTCCTTTTATTGATAAAATTGAACGGGTTGATCTTCGTGTACTTACAATAAATGTGGACAAGCAGGAAGTTATCACTAAAGACAACGTTACCGTTAATGTTGACGCGATTACATTTTTCCGCGTTGTAGACGCTGAAAAAGCCGTTATTCAGGTTGAGCGGTATATCGGAGCAACGTCACTTCTTGCACAGACTACTCTGCGTAGTGTGTTAGGTCAGTTTGAGCTTGATGAGCTTCTTGCCGAACGTGATAAAATCAGCAAGAAAATCCAGGATATCATCGATCGCCAGACAGACCCATGGGGAATCAAAGTGGTATCTGTTGAAGTTCGTGATGTAATCCTCCCCGAGTCTATGAAGCGTGCGATGGCCCGTCAGGCTGAGAGTGAGCGTGACCGGCGTGCGAAGATTATTAACGCACAGGGTGAGTTCGAAGCAGCCGCAAAGCTTGTTGAGGCTGGTGAGATGATCGCAAAAACGCCAACCGCACTGCAGCTTCGCTACCTGCAAACGATGAACGAAATCAGTGAGGAGAATTCTACCTTTACGTTTATTCCATTCCCAATGGAGTTCCTGGAATCTTTCGGAATAAAGAAGAACAAGGACAGGAGAGATGATTAA
- a CDS encoding TonB-dependent receptor: MLISTKFLFFAQLLFLLTAGNLFAQQTITGTVTDAEGEPLIGATVVISDRPDTGASTDIDGRFSLSAEPGDVLLVTFIGYRTSEVLVDERTEYEIILELDDQLLGELVVVGYGIQQRSDLTGSIASISGEQIQNQPVASIDGALQGRASGVFVSTPSGTPGAGITMNIRGQTSISGSSEPLYVIDGVPIISEDLSGLFSGGQATNSLADLNPNDIESIEILKDASATAIYGSRGANGVVLISTKRGQAGQSNIGFSMYTGFQQVTNTIDMHSSQEFLELMDDAARQDNRALGTNYPENYVSSMWGYPDPSDPDIQNTVWYDEIFRTAAISNYELNASGGTESTRYFTSLSYFDQEGTQYGTGFERISARLNLDTEVTDWLDFGASVTLNRTLQDRVINDNSLYGVVINTLAGDPLMPVFEEDGSYADPFAYFGWWMLDNPLLIANEYQRFTNTTRGIGSIFGVANISENLSLRSSLNIDYTSLEDEAYTPIISRESQNAQRNGFGTFGTTQDFTWLIENYLSYVNTFGDRHNLNGVLGTSFQQSNRDFSSINAQGFPNDQFIKLSAASQVTSASTSGTSWGLASYFFRGNYSFDDRYLFTVTGRLDGSSRFGDDFRYGFFPSGSFAWRMSNESFMQNQDIFSELKPRISYGITGNQEGIGNFASRGLYGVSDYRAESTLVPTQMINPTLSWESTRQIDVGIDIGLFDDRINMSADYFVKDTDDLLLNRLVPGISGFSSVTDNIGRVQNRGFEFDVRGVVFSQADFSWTSSFNISFIRNEVKELEVDEQVLSDSHILAEGHPIGTFYLIDHEGVDPETGNMLWIDRNEDGVIDSDDRLIVGNAQPDFFGGFSNSFAYRGFDLNVLFQFTYGNDIFNHSRASYENLGWSRLGTGGFILPDGNNHSLADNRWMEPGDETDIPRASLTNDNWREYSSRWLEDGSYLRLKTLTLGYNFSPEITQRLGMSNLRIYFQGQNLLTFTSYTGLDPEVNQNARNPLLAGSDFGTLPQSRTISFGINLEF, encoded by the coding sequence ATGCTCATCTCTACTAAATTCCTTTTTTTCGCACAACTTCTGTTTCTGTTGACTGCCGGGAATCTCTTCGCTCAGCAAACGATTACCGGAACCGTTACAGATGCTGAGGGTGAACCATTAATTGGTGCCACTGTAGTTATTTCAGACAGGCCCGATACCGGAGCTTCGACAGATATTGACGGACGTTTCTCATTGTCAGCCGAACCGGGAGATGTTCTTCTCGTAACATTCATCGGCTATAGAACCAGCGAGGTTTTAGTAGACGAACGCACAGAATACGAAATCATCCTTGAATTGGATGATCAGCTTCTGGGTGAACTCGTGGTTGTTGGTTATGGTATTCAACAACGCAGCGATTTAACAGGGTCAATAGCCAGTATATCCGGTGAACAGATTCAAAATCAGCCGGTTGCAAGTATCGACGGAGCTCTCCAGGGCCGGGCTTCAGGTGTATTTGTAAGCACGCCATCGGGCACCCCGGGTGCAGGAATTACCATGAATATTCGGGGGCAAACATCAATTTCGGGCAGCAGTGAACCGCTTTATGTGATTGATGGCGTACCCATTATTTCCGAAGATCTTTCAGGTTTATTTTCTGGAGGCCAGGCCACAAACTCTCTTGCCGATCTGAACCCCAATGACATTGAATCCATCGAAATTTTAAAAGATGCCTCTGCTACGGCAATTTATGGATCCCGGGGTGCTAACGGCGTAGTATTGATCTCAACCAAACGTGGACAAGCCGGCCAGTCGAATATCGGGTTCAGTATGTATACCGGTTTTCAGCAGGTCACCAATACTATTGACATGCACTCTTCACAGGAATTTCTGGAACTGATGGATGACGCTGCCCGGCAGGATAACAGGGCTCTCGGCACAAATTACCCTGAAAACTATGTCTCCTCAATGTGGGGATATCCCGACCCAAGTGATCCGGATATTCAAAATACAGTATGGTATGATGAAATTTTCCGTACTGCAGCCATCTCAAATTATGAACTAAACGCATCCGGCGGAACCGAAAGTACACGCTACTTCACATCACTCTCCTATTTCGACCAGGAAGGAACGCAATACGGCACAGGCTTCGAAAGGATCAGTGCCCGATTAAATCTTGATACTGAAGTAACAGACTGGCTCGATTTTGGCGCAAGCGTAACGCTAAACCGAACACTGCAGGATCGTGTGATAAACGACAATTCTCTCTATGGTGTAGTGATCAATACCCTGGCAGGGGATCCCCTTATGCCTGTTTTTGAGGAAGACGGAAGTTACGCCGATCCCTTTGCTTATTTCGGGTGGTGGATGCTCGACAATCCGCTGCTCATTGCCAACGAATACCAGCGGTTCACAAACACCACACGCGGTATTGGTTCCATCTTTGGTGTTGCCAACATCAGTGAAAACCTGTCGCTCAGATCTTCCCTGAATATCGATTATACAAGCCTTGAAGATGAAGCATACACGCCGATCATTTCCCGTGAATCACAGAATGCGCAAAGAAACGGTTTTGGAACCTTTGGAACTACACAGGATTTTACCTGGCTGATCGAAAACTACCTCTCCTACGTAAATACGTTCGGAGATCGTCATAACTTAAATGGAGTTCTGGGAACTTCGTTTCAGCAATCGAACCGTGACTTCTCATCCATTAACGCCCAGGGCTTCCCAAATGATCAGTTTATAAAACTGAGCGCCGCATCGCAGGTTACCTCCGCTTCTACCTCAGGTACCAGCTGGGGACTTGCATCCTACTTCTTCCGCGGAAATTATTCATTTGATGACCGCTACCTTTTCACTGTAACCGGCCGGCTTGATGGTTCATCCAGGTTTGGTGATGATTTCAGATATGGGTTTTTCCCATCCGGATCATTTGCATGGAGAATGTCGAACGAAAGTTTTATGCAAAATCAGGACATTTTTTCTGAACTCAAGCCGCGAATTAGCTATGGTATCACCGGTAACCAGGAAGGTATTGGCAACTTTGCTTCCCGCGGTCTCTACGGAGTTTCAGACTACAGGGCGGAATCAACGCTCGTTCCTACGCAGATGATCAACCCAACGCTCTCCTGGGAAAGCACCAGGCAGATTGATGTCGGGATTGATATAGGCCTGTTTGATGATCGCATAAACATGAGTGCAGACTACTTCGTTAAAGATACCGATGATCTGCTTCTCAACCGGCTCGTACCGGGGATATCAGGGTTTTCATCTGTAACCGATAATATCGGCCGCGTTCAGAACCGCGGGTTCGAATTTGATGTTCGCGGTGTTGTATTTTCCCAGGCTGATTTCTCCTGGACTTCCAGTTTCAACATCTCGTTTATCAGAAATGAAGTGAAAGAACTTGAGGTTGATGAGCAGGTTTTGAGTGATTCTCACATTCTTGCCGAAGGCCACCCGATTGGTACTTTCTACCTGATTGACCACGAAGGTGTAGATCCTGAAACCGGAAATATGCTTTGGATTGACAGAAATGAAGATGGTGTTATTGATTCCGATGACCGCTTGATTGTGGGGAATGCTCAGCCTGATTTTTTCGGTGGATTCAGCAACTCATTTGCTTACAGAGGATTTGATCTGAATGTTCTTTTCCAGTTCACCTACGGAAATGACATTTTCAACCACAGCCGTGCATCTTACGAAAATCTTGGCTGGAGCCGGCTGGGAACCGGAGGCTTTATTCTTCCTGACGGTAACAACCACTCCCTTGCCGATAACCGGTGGATGGAACCCGGTGATGAGACCGATATTCCCAGGGCATCTTTAACGAACGACAACTGGAGAGAATACTCCTCACGCTGGCTGGAAGATGGCTCCTACCTGCGATTGAAAACATTGACTCTCGGATATAATTTTTCACCGGAAATAACGCAGCGGCTCGGCATGAGTAATCTGCGAATCTATTTCCAGGGACAGAATCTGCTTACGTTCACAAGCTATACCGGTTTAGATCCCGAGGTAAATCAAAATGCCAGGAATCCGCTGCTGGCCGGTTCTGATTTTGGAACCCTGCCGCAATCCCGCACAATCTCATTTGGCATTAACCTGGAATTTTAA
- a CDS encoding isoaspartyl peptidase/L-asparaginase family protein, producing MDKFTSSFFVISAVFLTAIFIFTGCSGDQQTDRVEWAVALHGGAGTISQDLPDSVRQQYYDGLEQAVRTGQIVLREGGSALDAVEQVVKNLEDNPLFNAGRGSVFTSEGTHELDAAIMDGSTMEAGALTGLTTVKNPVSLARIVMEQSNHIFFSGQGAEQYADQTDVQRVENDHFFTQNRYEQWQRAQEQSHLYSDTYRSIYESVNADKFGTVGAVALDMNGNLAAATSTGGMTNKQFGRVGDVPIIGSGTFANHVAAVSATGWGEKIMQQVSANTIANLVEFGGYSLQEAVDYLLEERLQPDEAGFIAVDSEGNIVMNMNTPGMFRGSIDSRGNKEVKIWIEE from the coding sequence ATGGACAAATTCACCTCCTCTTTTTTCGTAATATCTGCAGTTTTTCTGACGGCCATTTTTATATTTACCGGCTGCTCAGGCGATCAGCAAACGGACCGGGTTGAATGGGCTGTGGCTCTGCACGGCGGAGCGGGCACGATTTCCCAGGATCTCCCTGATTCTGTCAGACAGCAATATTACGATGGCCTGGAGCAGGCGGTACGAACCGGTCAGATCGTTCTTCGGGAAGGAGGCTCCGCACTCGATGCAGTGGAGCAGGTGGTGAAAAACCTTGAGGATAACCCGCTGTTTAATGCGGGAAGAGGTTCGGTCTTTACGAGTGAAGGAACCCACGAACTGGACGCTGCTATAATGGACGGCAGCACCATGGAGGCCGGTGCACTTACCGGGTTAACAACCGTTAAAAATCCCGTTTCTCTCGCACGTATTGTGATGGAACAGTCGAACCATATTTTCTTTTCAGGCCAGGGAGCAGAGCAATATGCAGATCAAACCGATGTTCAACGAGTTGAAAACGATCATTTTTTCACACAAAACCGGTATGAGCAGTGGCAGCGTGCGCAGGAGCAATCGCACCTTTATTCCGATACGTACCGTTCGATTTATGAATCTGTAAACGCAGATAAATTTGGAACCGTGGGAGCTGTGGCTCTGGATATGAATGGAAATCTGGCGGCGGCAACATCAACCGGCGGCATGACAAACAAACAGTTTGGCCGGGTGGGGGATGTGCCGATTATCGGATCGGGAACATTTGCCAATCATGTAGCGGCTGTTTCAGCGACGGGCTGGGGTGAAAAAATTATGCAGCAGGTATCGGCCAATACAATTGCGAACCTGGTTGAGTTTGGGGGGTATTCACTGCAGGAAGCGGTAGATTATTTGCTTGAAGAGCGCCTTCAGCCCGATGAAGCAGGATTTATTGCGGTTGACAGCGAAGGGAATATTGTGATGAATATGAACACACCGGGAATGTTTCGCGGTTCGATAGATTCACGCGGAAATAAAGAAGTGAAAATCTGGATTGAGGAATGA
- the argF gene encoding ornithine carbamoyltransferase → MSNFLTISDYEPDEIQNILDLSSELQTAAEPVLAGKNIAFVFEKPSLRTKVGTEAAINHLGGNVIHIDADILLSSGKAIPFTSRESLKDAMKNVSLWCDAVFARVYSHQTLKNMAGYSSIPIINALCDKHHPMQALADLHTLQQQFGKDKKLTLAFVGDANNVAFSLTELLLKFGHTVNFSGPEQYSWTDDKLSYFALLAVQYGGEFNTVTEPSKAVENSDAIYTDTFISMGEEHLYEEKIKHFEPYQVNEELFSKAGEHTGFMHCLPAHRGVEVTDAVIDHPNSWVYKQAENRMIVSKGVFATLLDGEGKATKKPSVPHLDKESVNGT, encoded by the coding sequence ATGTCTAATTTTCTAACTATCTCAGATTATGAGCCGGATGAAATCCAGAACATTCTCGACCTGAGCAGTGAGTTGCAAACTGCAGCCGAACCCGTTCTGGCCGGTAAAAATATCGCCTTTGTATTCGAGAAACCCTCCCTGCGAACCAAAGTGGGAACAGAAGCCGCGATTAATCATCTCGGGGGAAATGTCATCCATATCGATGCCGACATTCTCCTGAGCAGTGGCAAGGCTATTCCATTCACCAGCCGGGAGTCGCTCAAAGACGCCATGAAAAATGTTTCCCTCTGGTGTGATGCCGTTTTTGCAAGAGTCTATTCACATCAAACGCTCAAAAATATGGCAGGATACAGCTCCATTCCTATTATCAACGCCTTGTGTGATAAGCACCACCCGATGCAGGCACTGGCCGACCTTCATACACTGCAGCAGCAGTTTGGGAAGGATAAAAAACTGACCCTTGCATTTGTTGGAGACGCAAATAACGTTGCATTTTCACTCACTGAACTGCTCTTGAAATTCGGTCATACCGTCAATTTTTCCGGCCCTGAACAGTACAGCTGGACAGATGACAAACTGAGTTACTTTGCCTTGCTTGCGGTTCAGTATGGCGGTGAATTCAATACAGTAACCGAGCCCTCTAAGGCGGTAGAAAACTCCGATGCCATCTACACAGATACCTTTATCTCGATGGGGGAAGAGCACCTGTATGAAGAGAAAATCAAACATTTTGAACCTTACCAGGTGAATGAAGAGCTTTTTTCAAAAGCTGGAGAGCACACCGGTTTCATGCATTGTCTGCCGGCACACCGGGGTGTTGAAGTAACCGACGCCGTGATTGACCACCCGAACTCCTGGGTCTACAAACAGGCTGAAAACCGGATGATCGTGTCGAAAGGAGTTTTCGCCACCCTGCTCGATGGTGAAGGAAAAGCAACCAAAAAGCCTTCGGTGCCGCATCTGGATAAAGAATCGGTTAACGGAACCTGA
- the argH gene encoding argininosuccinate lyase, translating to MSKLWQKSSTDTESEIAKKVEAFTVGNDYRLDQALVPFDLKASAVHARALHKAGVLSDDETKKLTETLSEIERVWKKGEFNISVQDEDMHTAIENYLTEKLGDLGKKIHTGRSRNDQVLTAIRLFENDALQRILPELNALSDQLVEFGKTHKHIPMPGFTHTRKAMLSSVALWAGGFAELLRMQHHASSGVEALIGRSPLGTAAGFGTSIDIDRDAEAAELCFSQPMICSTSAQLSRGWVELQFVQYLSGISAVLNRLASDIIQYTGETTPYFSLDDVVCTGSSIMPQKKNPDLAELIRGRHSLFMGYAATLQSATTNLTSGYHRDLQLTKEPVLKAVTDIEACIEAAQILISSLNVNEKEITEACTVELFAAEEAYKLVKEKNISFREAYRIVAENPENAEASDPGQKLTESTHLGSTGNPGLERV from the coding sequence ATGTCCAAACTCTGGCAAAAGAGCTCTACCGATACCGAATCCGAAATCGCAAAAAAGGTTGAGGCGTTTACCGTAGGCAACGATTATCGCCTTGACCAGGCCCTTGTACCGTTCGACTTGAAAGCTTCTGCTGTTCACGCACGGGCACTGCATAAAGCGGGAGTTCTCTCTGATGATGAGACGAAAAAACTGACTGAAACGCTCTCTGAAATAGAACGGGTTTGGAAAAAGGGTGAGTTCAATATTTCTGTGCAGGATGAGGATATGCATACAGCAATTGAGAACTATCTGACGGAGAAGCTGGGTGACCTCGGCAAAAAAATTCATACCGGGCGATCGCGGAACGACCAGGTGCTCACGGCTATCCGGCTTTTTGAAAACGATGCCCTCCAACGGATTTTACCGGAGCTTAATGCACTTTCCGACCAGCTTGTAGAGTTTGGAAAAACGCATAAGCATATCCCAATGCCGGGATTTACACACACACGAAAAGCGATGCTCAGCAGTGTTGCCTTGTGGGCCGGAGGATTTGCGGAATTATTAAGAATGCAGCATCATGCATCGTCAGGAGTTGAAGCACTTATTGGCAGATCTCCGCTCGGCACAGCTGCCGGTTTTGGCACCAGTATTGATATCGACAGGGATGCTGAAGCTGCGGAACTATGTTTTTCTCAGCCGATGATCTGCTCCACTTCAGCACAACTGAGCCGCGGATGGGTGGAACTTCAGTTCGTGCAGTACCTCTCCGGCATCTCCGCTGTCTTGAACCGGCTCGCATCAGATATCATACAATACACCGGTGAAACGACTCCCTATTTTTCACTGGACGATGTTGTTTGCACGGGTTCATCCATCATGCCGCAGAAAAAAAATCCTGATCTTGCGGAACTCATTCGCGGCAGGCACTCCCTGTTTATGGGTTACGCTGCTACGCTGCAATCGGCAACCACCAATCTAACCAGCGGCTATCACAGAGATCTTCAGCTCACAAAGGAACCGGTTTTAAAAGCTGTCACTGATATCGAGGCGTGTATAGAAGCTGCGCAAATTCTCATTAGTTCTTTGAATGTTAATGAAAAAGAGATTACGGAGGCGTGTACAGTTGAACTGTTTGCTGCAGAAGAAGCGTACAAGCTTGTAAAAGAGAAAAATATCAGTTTCCGGGAAGCGTACAGAATTGTCGCGGAAAATCCTGAAAATGCCGAAGCCAGCGATCCGGGGCAAAAACTGACCGAATCAACCCATCTCGGATCTACAGGCAACCCAGGACTGGAGAGGGTTTAA
- a CDS encoding argininosuccinate synthase, whose protein sequence is MKNQTTYKKVASHEAEKGSFNTCLLLYSGGLDTSMMLKWIQEEYDCDVIALTINIGQTADDLDAIKKKAIDLGAKDAIVYDAKDEFAELCTEAVKANADYQGGYALGCPLGRVMISKLAVQFAAEFGCEVIAHGCTGKGNDQVRFESYITTLNPELKIIAPVREWSMGRDEQIAYAIKNGIPVQQTQTSPYSYDENMWANTGEGGEIENPELIPPLENILKWANTPQQAPDEAETVKIGFEKGEPVSLDGVEYDKKEIILLLNEIGGKHAVGVFHLIEDRIVGLKVRGVYENPAATILIQAHKNLEQLVSTREENELKGFMDQKWAYLIYGAKYYEPVVDNIRAFINEQNKKVTGEVTLKLYKGNCDVVALKSPYSLFDENLATFNKSAAFNQNASAGFIELWNLPQKTAYQLKQTVEKSEAGSLPS, encoded by the coding sequence ATGAAAAATCAAACCACCTATAAAAAAGTTGCATCACACGAAGCCGAAAAAGGATCATTTAACACCTGTCTTCTTCTTTACTCCGGCGGCCTCGACACCAGTATGATGCTGAAATGGATTCAGGAGGAGTACGATTGTGATGTAATTGCCCTCACCATAAATATCGGCCAGACCGCGGACGATCTGGATGCCATTAAAAAGAAAGCCATTGACCTCGGGGCAAAAGACGCGATTGTTTATGATGCCAAAGATGAGTTTGCCGAATTATGTACGGAAGCCGTAAAAGCCAACGCCGACTACCAGGGCGGATATGCTCTCGGATGCCCGCTCGGCCGTGTGATGATTTCAAAACTTGCCGTTCAGTTTGCCGCCGAATTTGGGTGTGAAGTAATTGCCCATGGATGCACGGGGAAAGGAAACGACCAGGTTCGATTCGAAAGTTATATCACAACGCTGAATCCCGAACTGAAAATCATCGCGCCGGTACGGGAATGGAGCATGGGGCGGGATGAACAGATCGCTTACGCCATAAAAAACGGAATTCCTGTTCAGCAGACACAAACAAGTCCATATTCATATGATGAAAATATGTGGGCCAACACCGGCGAAGGCGGGGAGATTGAAAACCCGGAGCTGATTCCGCCGCTTGAAAATATCCTGAAATGGGCCAATACCCCCCAGCAGGCACCAGATGAAGCGGAAACTGTGAAAATTGGGTTTGAAAAAGGGGAGCCGGTATCTCTTGATGGAGTGGAGTATGACAAAAAAGAGATCATTCTTCTATTAAATGAAATCGGTGGAAAGCACGCCGTTGGTGTATTTCACCTGATTGAGGACCGGATTGTAGGGCTTAAGGTCAGAGGCGTATATGAAAATCCGGCAGCTACCATTCTGATTCAGGCTCATAAAAACCTGGAACAGCTCGTGTCCACCCGGGAAGAGAATGAACTGAAAGGGTTTATGGACCAAAAATGGGCTTATCTGATCTATGGAGCGAAATATTACGAGCCAGTGGTGGATAATATCCGGGCATTTATCAACGAGCAGAACAAAAAGGTAACCGGAGAGGTAACTCTTAAACTCTATAAAGGGAATTGTGATGTGGTTGCGCTCAAATCACCTTACTCACTTTTCGATGAAAACCTTGCTACATTTAATAAATCAGCCGCTTTCAACCAGAATGCATCTGCCGGATTTATTGAACTCTGGAACCTGCCGCAGAAAACAGCATATCAGCTGAAACAAACGGTTGAGAAAAGCGAAGCAGGCAGTTTGCCATCATGA